The Geothrix sp. DNA segment AATTGTTGGCCGCCATCTCCTTGCCGATGGCCCTCTCGACCTCGGCGTTGGCATCCGCGGCAGCCTTCTCCGCGACGGGGTCGAAGGTGCCCGCCGCCACCTTCTCAAGCACAGGCTCCATGGCCATGGGATGCCCCTGCCAGACCAGGCGGCCCGAGCCGTCCACGATGAAGGTCGCCGGAATGCCCTCCAGGCCTGCGGCCTTCATCCAGTTCGTGTTCATCTGCTCATCACGGGTGTCGCGGCAGACCAGGTAGTCCATGGTCGCGCCCTTCTCCTTGACGAAGTCTTTCACCTTCTGGTCCATGTCCTCGGGCGTCTTGCCGGTTTCGAGGACATTGACGCCGATGAACGTGATCTTGCCGGCGTACTTCTTCGCAAAGCCCGATACGTGGGGAATCGCGGCTTTGCAGGGTCCGCACCACGTCGCCCAGAATTCCAGGACGTACACCTGGCCCTTGGCCAGGGCGGACAGAGGCTCGCCCTTGATCCAGGTGCCAGGCGTGAAGGCCGGTGCCATATCGCCGACCTTGAGGTTGACGGCGGCCGCCTGGGCCGTCGGCGCCTGGGCGGCAGCGGGGACGGAGAGGGCGAGGCAGGACGTGGCGAGAAGGAGCACTGTCCCTCGCCACTGAGAAAGTCGGGGCATGAAGTCCTCCTGGGGATAAACCGATTCTGTTTCGGCTGCCAAGTATTCGCCCCACCCCCTAGCGGGTCCTACTCCGGTTTCGGACTTTGGACATGCACCGGTTTCAAAGCCGGCCATCACCCGGCCGATTCCACCCGCGGGGCGGGGCCCCGGAGGAGAAGGGGCTCACCGAGGGCCCCGGCCCGGTCCAGGCGGGTCTCCCACCGCCAGGCCAGCGAAAGTCAAGCGATCCGGATCGCGAAAAGTATTCTGGAGTGGAGTATCGTCTGGGTCATCTCCACCCAGTGAGCGAGCCGCCATGATCCTCCAGGCCGACCTCCGACATCTGATCTGCACGCTCTCCGACGCGCTCGATCTGGTGGGCGTGGACGACGTGGGCCACGGCAAGCGGGTGGGCGTCATGGCCGCGGAGTGCGGAAGGCGGGCCGGGCTGGCCCCGGAAGAGGTCACCTTCCTCTTCGACCTCGGCATGCTCCACGACATCGGCGTGTCGTCCACCCAGGTCCACCACAACATCATCACCACCTTCGCCGCACCGGACGTCCAGGCCCACTGCGATACCGGCGCCGGGCTGCTAGCCAGCTTCCAGCCCCTGGCCTCCCTCGCCCCGGCGGTGAAGCGCCACCACACCCCCTGGACGCGGCTCATGGAGGAGGGGATCGACCCCGCCCTCGCCTGGCAGGCCAACCTGGTCTTCCTGGTGGACCGGGTGGACGCCCTGGCCGTCACCCACCATTCCCAGGGCTCGCCCATCCTCCATGCCCCGGAGATCCGGGAGCGGATCCGGCAGCATTCGGGTACTGATTTCAACCCGGAGCTGGTGGACCTGTTCCTGGAGACGTCGGGCTCAGAGGCCTTCTGGCTGATGCTGGAACCCCGGCCCATGAACGACTTCATCCAGGAGGTGCACAGCCAGCGGCTGGGCTACGCGGCCAGCATGGGCGACCTCAGGCAGCTGGCGGAGATCTTCTCGCGCATCGTCGATGCCAAGAGCCCCTTCACCGCCGAGCACTCCCTGGGCGTGGCCGAGCTGTCACGGTTCCTGGCCCGGAAGATGGAGCTGGGGGAGAGCAGCCAGCGGAAGCTCGAGATCGCGGGGCTGCTGCACGACGTGGGGAAGCTCCGCGTGCCGGACGAGATCCTGGACAAGCCGGGCCAGCTGGACTGGCAGGAACGGCAGGTCATCAACACCCACAGCTTCGAGACCTACCAGATCCTGCGCCACCTCCACGGGTTCGAGGAGATCGCCCAGTGGACCGCCCACCACCACGAGGCTCCGGGCGGCGGCGGCTACCCCTTCCACCTCGATGCCAGCCTCCTGCCCCTGGAGGCCCGCATCCTCCGCATCGCGGACATCTTCCAGGCCATGGTGCAGGACCGGCCCTACCGGAGGGGGCTCAACCAGACCCAGGCCCTGGCCTTCATGACGAACCTCTCGGCCCGGGGACTGGCGGAGCCGGAGATCGTGGCCCACCTCGTCTCCTGCGGCGGCGAGGCCATGGCCGCGGCCCATGCCGGCGTCCGCCGCGACCAGGCCTGAGGGACCCTCCTACTGGCAGAGTTTCCCGCCCAGCGGCTTCCCGCCCAGCAGGTGGAAGTGCAGGTGGAAGACCGTCTGACCACCATCGGCGCCGCAGTTGCTGATGAGGCGCCAGCCGCTGGCCTGGATCCCGTGCTCCGCAGCCAGCTTCGCGGCCAGGCGGGGCACCCGGGCGGCCGCGGCCTCGGCCTCCGGGGTCAGGTCCCCCAGGCCCTCGCAGTGGACCTTCGGAATGATCAACAGGTGGACCGGCGCCTGCGGGAAGATGTCCTTGAAGGCGATGAGAGTATCGTCTTCGTACACGATGGCCGAAGGGATCTCCTTCCGTGCGATCTTGCAGAACAGGCACTCGCTCGTAGGGGCGCTCATCAGGACCTCCGATGTTTCACATCATCTTGCACCAGCCTGAGATTCCGCAGAACACGGGAAGCATCGGCCGCCTCTGCGTGAACAACGGGGCGAAGCTCCACCTCGTGCATCCGCTGGGCTTCGAGACCACGGACGCCCAGGTGCGCCGGGCCGGCCTGGACTACTGGGAGAAGCTGGACCCCACCCACTATGAGAACTGGGAGGACTTCCTGGCGCGGAATCCCGCGAAGCGGCTCTGGTTCTTCAGCACCAAGGGGGCCCGGCGCCACACCCAGGTGCCCTGGGCCTACGGCGATGGCCTGGTCTTCGGCCGCGAGACGGTGGGCCTGCCCGATGACCTGCTTGAGGCCAACCGGGACCACCTCGTGCGCATCCCCATGCTGGGCGACCACCATCGCAGCCTCAACCAGGCCCAGGCCGCGGCCATTGGCCTTTACGAGGCCCTGAGGCAGACTGAGAACTGGTAAACCCGGGAGTCCCCATGAGCCAAGCGCCGATCCGCGTCGTCATCGCCAAGCCCGGCCTCGACGGCCATGACCGCGGCGCCAAGGTCGTGGCCCGGGCTCTGCGGGATGCCGGCATGGAGGTGATCTACACCGGCCTGCGCCAGACGCCTCAGCAGATCGCCGCCGCCGTGGTGCAGGAAGATGCCCGCGTGCTGGGCATGAGCATTCTCAGCGGCGCCCACAACCAGATCTTCCCCGAGGTGCTGCGGCTGCTCAAGGAACAGGGCGCGGACGACGTGCTGGTCTTCGCCGGCGGCATCATCCCCGACGAGGACATCCCCGCACTCAAGGCCGCGGGCATCCGCGAGATCTTCCAGCCCGGCACCAACACCGACGACATCGTGGCCTTCATCCGCAGCGCGATCCACGACTGATGGCCAAGACCAGCCCGCTTTACGAATGCACGGCCTGCGGCGCGCGCCACCCCAAGGCCATGGGGAAGTGCACGGCCTGCGGCTCCTGGGATACCGTGCAGGAAGTCCGCGGTGCCCTGAAGCGCGACCTCCAACGGGCGGGCTCGGCCTACGCGCAAAGCCATTACTCAGGCCCCATCGCCCTCCCCGATGTGGATGTCTCCGACACCCAGCGCATCCCCACGGGCCTGCGCGAGCTGGACCGCGTCCTGGGCGGCGGCGTGGTGCCCGGCATGGTGGCCCTGCTGGGCGGCGAGCCGGGCATCGGCAAGTCGACGCTGCTGCTGCAGTGGGCCGCCACGACCTCGGGCACGGTGCTCTACGCCAGCGGCGAGGAGAGCGAGCGCCAGATCAAGCTGCGGGCCCAGCGCCTGGGCGCGGAGAACCCGGGCATCCATCTGCTGGCCGAAACGGACGTGCGGCGCATCCTCGAGGAGGCCGAGCGCATGAAACCGGGCCTGCTGCTGGTGGACAGCATCCAGACCCTCTTCGATCCCGACTTCGAAAGCAGCGCGGGCAGCGTGAGCCAGGTGCGGGGCTGCGCCGCCCTGCTCACCCGCTGGGCCAAGACCACGGGTACGCCCCTGGTCCTGGTGGGCCACGTCACCAAGGACGGCAGCCTCGCCGGCCCCAAGGTGCTCGAACATCTCGTGGACACCGTGCTGGCCTTCGAGGGTGACCGGCACCACCACCACCGCCTGCTGCGAGCCCTCAAGAACAGATTCGGCGCCGCCTTCGAGCTGGGCGTCTTCGCCATGACGGAAAAGGGCCTGGTGCCCGCCGAGGGCAATCCCTTCTTCCTGGATGCCGAGCCGCGGCCCGGCTGCGCGGCCACCGTGGTGCTCAGCGGCACGCGGCCCATGGTGGTGGAGATCCAGGCCCTGGTGGCTTCCGCGGGCCTGGGCATCCCCCGCCGCACGGCCCTGGGCATCGATGGCCAGCGGCTGGCCATGCTCTGCGCCGTGGCCGAGCGCCGCGGCGGCGTGCAGCTGCACGACCGCGACGTCTACGTGAACGTCGCCGGCGGCCTGGAGATCGAGGATCCCGCCGCGGACCTGGCCGTCATCGCCGCGCTGTGCAGCAGTGCAGGCGGCCGGCTGTTGGCGGAGAAGTGCCTCTTCATGGGCGAGGTGGGCCTCACGGGCGAGGTGCGTCCCGTGGCCCAGCTGCCCCTGCGCCTCCAGGAGGGCGCCCGCCTGGGTTTCGCCTGCGCCGCCGTGCCCAGGCTGGGCTTCGAAGGCAAGAGCCCCCTGGAGCTGTTCCTGGAGACCAGCGTCGAGCGCCTGCGCGGCAAGGCTTGGCTCAAGGGCGTGGTGGAGGAGTAGGAACGGTTCCAGGTGAGTTAATTCGAACTTCGATCAAATAATGACGAATTAAATCTATGATTGGTAATTAGACCTACGAGGCTTTGGAAGTCGTGAGGAGGCTCGTGCACGATCTTGCAACCCTTGGTCAGAGGTGAGAATTTCTACTTCGAACCGACGATCCATATAAAATTGTGCGATCAATTCAATTGTAAAATCCCCAAAAGAGACCCCGTGCTTAATGCTATCAGGCCATTCGGCAACTATACGCTCGATGTTTGGTGGCTCCCAAATGATGCTCTGCTCATTGAATATTCCCCAAGGTGAATCTCCATTAATTGCTTGTTTCAATAATTCCATAAGCAAGTTTGCACATTTTACATTTGAGGTTTGAGCGATATGGTTCCCGGTTTCAATTAAAGCGGCGATCGGCAGAATAAAAATGAACCCTTTTGTTTTTTTTACATCAATAAGGTTTTGAATCCTTCCTTGGTCCCAAGGATCAGATTTTGGGCCCGTAACATCCATACCCGGCACACCCAGCCAAGTACAAACCATACTAGAGTCCAGGATCAATACTTGCTTATTCATGCTTGGCTACCATTTAACTTAGACAAAGCATTTTCAATTACTCCACGGCTAGACAATTTCCCAACTGAATTACTTGCAAGGAGCTTTGCTAGCGGTTCAATGTCATCAAGCAAAGAAATATGGCTATTCCCAGTAATTGAATCTCTATGCGCTATCGCTATAAAGGCTAGCATTTCTGGCCCCATCTCATCCAACAGCGTTGCATTATGAGTTGTGATCAGGAGGTCAATATGTCGCTTTGCACTCAGTTTTTTCAACATGTTAATTAGAATTTTTGCTCGTGATGGATGGAGCCCATTATCTACTTCTTCGATCACGAGTAGACTCTGAATTGGTCGAGTAAGCAGTGCTGTGACAATCGCAATAAATCTTAAAGTTCCATCCGACATTCCTCTTGCATCTACAATTTGGTTTTTTGAGTCTGCATTCCAACCCTCTTCACAGTAAAGCATTGCATCGCTATTATATTTTCCGACAGCCTCGGCGAATACATGCTTAATGTCTTTTTCAGGGAGTGCCCTCGTAAATTCAGTTATTTGAGCTTCAATCTCAGCTTTTTCTTTGGGCGGAAAAGCTGCCAAAACACCAGCCACATTATTTGCATCCGGTTCTAATTCATCGGATAACTTTCGATAATCTCTCATATGACTTGGAATGGGATCGAGTATAAATATTTTCTTAAAATCAGATACCAGTAGAGAGACCCCTTCAGATATATCTAATGCTAGTTCAGTATTATTCAATTGAAATAATAATGAACTAGAACGAGTCATAAATCTTACCGTACCACTCTTTCCATTATAGAGCCGCGCAGTTATTGTTGGAGATCCAATCGCACACAGATCTGTTCTTAATAATCCAACTTCAGCATTTTGAATAAATTTTCTCGTTCCATTTTTACTTACTTTATATTTTTTTCTAATAATTGATTCCGAATTGACTTCACATCGATTCGCATTAATCACACATTCAATAGTGTATGTATATTCACTGATAATTTCCAATTGATCTTGTTGAAAAGGTTCTACTGTTACACCAATTCGAAATTTATTTCCTGGGGACCTGGCAGCCCAATCCAATCCACCTCGAACGGCCGGCAGGTTTTGTTCGCCCCTTATGGACGATGTCAAATTAGTACCGCTAACACTTCGATAAAGGAACATTAATGCATCAAGTGCGTTACTTTTCCCACTCGCATTTGTGCCAATTAATACTGTCATTGGATCGAAATGTAATTCGCCTTTTTCAAAACTTTTCCAATTTTCTAAACTCAGCTTAGTAATCAAGAAGCCTCCAGAAAATTTTGTACTGCAAGGCAAACTCCAGGTCTAATCCAGAATTGAAGGCTGCGAGGGAGGACAGCATGAAGCTAGGTTATTCTCTTACGGCCATTACGACAATTCTGTTTGCGACAAATTCGTTTGATGGCTATGTAACCATCCGCTCTGTATTACTGCAGAGAACGGTGCGTCTGGTTGTTCATGTGCCCACTGCGGCCGTCCAAGGCGGATGGCGGTCCACCCATCCCGAGTCCCCCATGCAGCTGGTGCTCTTCCTTCCGGGTGCCTGGGACGGCCCCGAGGACTTCCTGCGCGAAGGCCTGGAGACCTTCCTGACTGACCAGGAATCGAAAGGCGAGCTGCCGCCCAGCCTCTGGGTGGCGGTCACCCACTTCCAGAGCTGGTACGCGGATCGCCTGGATGGCTCCTTTCCCTACGAGCGCTTCCTCATGGACGAGCTGCTGCCCCTGCTGGAGGCCCAGCATCCGGGCTTTGGCGGAACGCCGAGGGCCCGCTCCATCGCGGGCCTGAGCATGGGCGGCTTCGGGGCCCTGAACCTCGCGGCCCGCACCAAGGCCTTCTCCCGCTGCCTCGCCCTGTCCCCGGCTTTCGTGAAGGCCCCCTTCACCAGCTACCAGTGGTTCATCCGACGCAGCCTGCGCCGGACCTTCCCCCAGGATCCCGCCCTTTTCGCCCCGTGGAATCCCTGGACGCACCTTGGAGGTGAGACCGAGCTGGTGATCGGCGCCGGGACCGAGGACCGGTACCACCTGGCCGGAGCCTGCCGCGACTTCGCGCAGCGCTGCGAGGAGCGGGGCCGTCCGGTCCACCTGGACCTGCGCCCAGGTGGTCATGACTGGACCTACTGGACCCCCACCTTCAAGGACTGGATGCCGTGGCTCATCCGCGTGCCGGACAGTGGCACGGGCAGGAATCCCGGCCCCGGCACCCCGGCCCCCAGCCTGGTCAGGGAATAACGAGGGACGCCACAGCCGTGATTCTCCAGGTGCCTTCCGGGCCGATTGGATCTAGGCTCGACCGATGACCTGGAAGCCGCGTCCCCGGGCAGGGGTGGATCACCTCGCCCTGCCCCTCGATCCCCGCCAGGGCTACCTGCTCTCGCTGCTGGATGGCGCCCTCGACGTGCCGACCCTCGCCGCCCTCATGAACCTGGGTGAGGATGAGGTCACCAGCCTGCTTGATGACTTGGTACGCATGGGCGCCGTGGCGTCGCTGAACCAAGCGCCCGCGGCGCGCCCTGCGATGGAGGCCGACCCAGAGCCGGTCCCAGCGCCGGAGGCCACAGTGGATCCAGAAGCCACGGATCCGACGGAAGAGGATCCCCTCGCCGCCGGCAGGGCCACGACCCACCGCCAGCTCTTCGAGTTGCACCTGCACGGCCGGCCCCAGGATGAGCGGGTGGCCCAGGCGAAGGTGGCGGTGGAGCCCGATCTCTGCGCCTGGTGCTTCGACCCCACAGCGGAGGTCATCCGGGCCGTGCTGGAGAACCCCCGGGTGGGCGGCCTCCACGCCCGGCTCATCGCGGCCCACCACCGCACCACGGCCGGGCTGGAGGCCCTCGGCGGGCGCCCGGCCTTCACCCAGGATGGCGGCGTGCGCCGCGCCCTGCTGCAGAACCCCCTCCTGCCTCCGGGGCTCTACCGCCGCCTCTGGTCCACCAGGCGCCTGCTGGACCAGTACCTGGTGGCCATCTCCCGGGAGGCGCCGGAGCAGGTCCGCGCCATGGCCCGCGACGTATTGCGGGCCAGCTTCACCCAGCGGGCGGGCGAGGAGCGCGCGGAGCTCATCCTCTCCACGGAGGGCCGCTGCCTGGCCAGCCTCGTGGGCCTCACCATCGACAGCCACGCCACGGCCATCCTCTGCCGGCGCACCTACACCTCCACCCTGCTGGTCCAGAACATCGCCCGCTGGAGCGCGGCCCCGCCCCAGCTCATCGCCCACCTCCGCCGCCAGGACCTGGTGAAACGGAACCCAGTCCTGCGACAGATGCTGGAGCGGCATCCGAACGCAAGCTGAGCGAGGGCCGTTCTGAGGCCGATGGATCCCGCCCCGGGCTAATCCAGGCGGCCTGACCAACCGTAGCAAATGCACCCACCTCATGATCGCAGTCGGCCCCGCCTTTGCGCCAAGCCATGAGACCGTGCACCCCGTGAGGTTCTCGCCATGACAAGCCATTGCTTCCTCGGCAAGCCGGATCGAGTGGGCCGCAGCCTCCTGCCGATGCTTCTGGCCGCGATGCTGAGCGCGGAAACGCCCATCACGCGGATCGAGTGGTCGGACCTCCCTGCGGCCATCGTCGACAAGGCTCCCGACCTGCGCACGGGCTACCTCGTCGTCCCGGAGCGCCGCTTCCCCACCCCGGGCCAGCGCACGGTGAGGCTGCCGTTCATCATCATGAAGAGCCGGAGCGCATCCCCCCGGGCGGACCCGGTCCTCTTCACCGCGGGCGGTCCCGGGGGGAGCTCGCTCGGCGCGGCCAGGAACCGGCAGCGCAACCCGCTCCTCGATGAGCGCGACGTGATCCTCATCGAGCAGCGGGGCACGCACTGGGCCGAGCCGAGCCTCATGTCGCCTGCGATTGATGCCGCCCTGCGCTCCGGCTGGGGAAAGCGTCTCAACGGAGACCCCGAACCCGCCGCCGTCCGCCAGGCCATGGCCTCGACACTGCGGCAGTTCCGAAGCCAGGGCATCGACCTGGCGGGCTACACCACCCGGGAGAGCGCCGCCGACATCGCGGAACTGCGCCGGCTGCTCGCGATCCCCTCCTGGAACCTCTATGGCGTCTCCTACAGCACGAAGCTGATGCTGACGGTCCTGCGGGATCACCCCGAAGGCGTCCGTTCCGCCATCCTGGATTCGGTGCTGCCGCTGGAGGCCGACTGGGACGAGTCGGCCCCGGCCAACATCCTGGCCGTCCTGGAGCGCGTGCTGCAGGTCTGCACCGAGGACGCCTCCCTGCGAGAGCACTGTCCCGACCTGCGGAACCGCTTCCGGGGCCTGCTGACTGCGGCCAACCTGCACCCGGTCCCCATCGCGATCAAGAACCCCATGGATGGCACGCCGCTCACGGTGCGGCTCGACGGAGCGGGCATCATGAACTGCGTCTATGCGGCGCTCGAGTCCGCCGGCGGCATCCGCCGCCTGCCCCTGGTCCTCGATGCGGCTTGTCGCGGCGAGACCCAGGCCCTGGGGCCCTTCCTGGAGGAGTACCTGGGCTCCACCCAGGGCTCTGCCATCGGCATGCGGCTGGCCATCTGGTGCAACGAGGAATTCCCCTTCGAGCGGCCCGACCGGATGCTCCGCCCCTTGGGGCTGCCCCCCGAGTTGAAGACCTTCGTCCAGACGGCGGTCCATCCCGCGGCGCTGACCGATTGGCCACAGGGGCGACCTGATCCCGCCGAGAACCGGCCCGTGTCCAGCACCCTGCCAGTGCTCATCGCCGCCGGCGAATTCGACCCGGACACGCCCATCGCCTGGGCGCGCAGCACCTCAGCTCGGCTCCCCGGCGCGCACCTGATCGCGTTCGCCGGCATGTCCCACGTGCCCCTGTTCAGCCATCCCGAAGCGGCCCGCATCATGAAGGCCTTCCTGGCGGATCCCGCGCGTCGTCCGGAGCCGGGCACCATCGGAACCCGGCCCTCGTTCCTGCACGCGCTCCCATCGGCGAAATAAAAGCGGGGCCTAGACCCGCTGTTCTATTGGAACTCGGCGGCCTTCCTCCCCACGTTGGCCAGGGCGGTGGCGTTGGTGCCATTGATGTTCACGGTGAGGTCCGGCGTGAACCAGGACTGGTAAGTGGCCTCGTCGATGAGCAGGTTCAGGACGGGGCTGGCGGGGTGGTTCTTCACGACCTGGTTGTAGGGGTCGTCGCCGTGATCCAGGTAGAGCTTCTCGGAGGGGAAGTAGGCCAGCTCGTGGCCGCAGATCCAGACGGGCTGCACCGGCACGTTGAGCACCCGGAGCACAGCATGGAGGAAGCCCACGCTGCCGTGGCAGCCGGCGGTCCAGTGCTGCGTCCCAAGGCCAGGGTTGTTCGCATCGACGGTGCCATTCACGATCTTCGAGAGCGGCACGTGGCCCCGGTACTGCCACACGGCCTGGTGGTTACCGAAGGTGTCGGCACCATAGAAGTGCCACATGTTGCCGCGCATCCACTCCATGACCTTGCCGATGGTCTCCTGCCGCGTGGCGCCGATGAGCCCCGCCTGCTGCAGCCAGGGGTAGGTCCACATGGGCGGCGCGAAGGTCGTGTGGGGCCGCGTGTCGGCGCGCAGGGCCGGCGGATAGGCCCCCGCGTAGGTGCCCATCCAGAAGTTCCCGTTCGGCAGGTACCAGGCCATCACGCTGCTGTCGAGGAGGTAGCGCAGGGTCTCGTCCGTGTCGTCCACCAGGCTCCAGGGCAGCGGGTGGCTGAGCTCCTGGGCCAGGGCGAAGGCCACGTGGGCGACGTAGAGCTTCCACATGTGCGCGGGCGTCACCCACTGGAGGGTCGTGAGGGTGTCGATGTTGGTCTGAGGGTGCTGGTTGACGGGCTCGTCCGTGAGCCCCGCGGAATCCATGGCGACCTGGTGGGCCCCCTGGGCGAACCAGGCCTTGGCATCCAGGAAGGCCTGGTTGAGGTCGGCCTGCTGCTGGGGCGACCAGGCGGTCCAGGCCACCTTGTCCGCGTCCGCGGGGGCCTGGTAGAGGTTTCCGAGGTTTGCTGGCCGGAACTGCCAGCGGATGGCCGAGGCCACCCGCGGATGCGCCACCAGCCAGGTGGCCAGCTCGGGCCGCACCGTCACGTGGACGGTGGCGCTCGTGACGCTGCCGCCATAGGCATCGCTGACCACCGCGTGGAAGGCCGCCCCGTCATCGACCGTCGTCAGGGATGCCGAGGTGTAGGTGGGACCCGTGGCCCCGGCGATGGGAGCGCCATCCCGCCACCACTGGTATCCCAGCGTTCCCGTGCCCGTGGCGGACACCGTGAAGACGGCCGCCGCCTGGTAGTCCACGGTGGCATCGACGGGCTGGAGGCTGATACTGGGCGGGAGCGGGTTCACGGTGAGCTGGGGCGACACCGACGAGCTGCCGCCCGAGTTGGTGGCGGTGATGAGGTAGCTCGCGGTGGCGCTGAGGGTCGTGGGCGTCCCGCTGAGGGTGCCGTCCGAGGTGCTGAAGACCAGCCCCGCCGGGGCCGCGGGCGCGATCGACCAGGACACGGCGGGACCGCCGCTGTTCGTCGGCAGGAGCGTGGTGATGGCCTGGCCCGTGGTGAAGGTGTAGCTGCCGCTGCCGTAGCTGATGGCCGGAGGGACGTCCACTACGGTCAGCTGGACCTGGGCCTGGGTGGATCCGCCGGGGCCGGTGCCGGTGATCGTATAGACAGCCGCAGGCTTGAGGGCGGTCGGTGTCCCGGTGAGGACACCGCTGGCCGGATCCAGGACCAGGCCTGCCGGCAGGACGGGCGCGACGCTGAAGGTGCGGATCTCGCCACCGGACCAGGTAGGGCGGTTCGCCGGGGCCGCCTGGGCCAGGGTGTAGACCGCCGGGTTGCTGCCGTAGACCAGTGCCGATGGGGCGGGCGGCGGCGCGGAGCCGCCCCCTCCGCCGCAACCCAGGAGCGCTCCGAGGACCAGAAGGAGAGATCGCCAGCTGGGTCCAGTCCCGCGCGCTTCGATCCCCATCTCCCACCCCCTGGGTCCCTTATCGACCCGGGGTCGGGATCCGTTGATCCCCGATTCCCCTAGGCGTAGAGCCGCTGGAGTCCGGGGTCCTGGGTGAGTTCTTCGATGAGGTCGCGGACGCTCACCAGCTCGCGGAGCTTGGCGCCGTTGCTGCCCGTGAAGAAGAGGCCGCTCTCCTCGTTGCCCTGCATGGCGTCGGCCAGGCGGTCGGCGATGCAGTAGCCCACGGCCATGGCGCCCTTGCCGTGGCCGCAGGGGCTGAGGCAGTTGCTCACGCAGCGCACCAGCGGCGCGGTGCCGGCCTCGATGTTCCGCTGCAGGCTGGTGCGGACGCCCCGGGCCGGCAGGCCCACGGGGGATTTCATGAGGCCGATGTCCTCGGCCTTGGCGCGGAGGATGACCTCCTTGAAGATCGGCGAGGCATCGCACTCAAAGGTGCCGATGAAGCGGGTGCCCATCTGCACGCCATCGGCACCCAGGGCCAGGAAGCGCTGGATGTCCGCGTGATCCCAGACGCCGCCGGCCACCAGGATGGGGAACTCGCCCCACTTGTTCCGCTCCTCGATCACTTCGGGGAGGATGTTCTCCAGCGTGTGGGCCGGATCCAGGCA contains these protein-coding regions:
- a CDS encoding alpha/beta hydrolase, producing MTSHCFLGKPDRVGRSLLPMLLAAMLSAETPITRIEWSDLPAAIVDKAPDLRTGYLVVPERRFPTPGQRTVRLPFIIMKSRSASPRADPVLFTAGGPGGSSLGAARNRQRNPLLDERDVILIEQRGTHWAEPSLMSPAIDAALRSGWGKRLNGDPEPAAVRQAMASTLRQFRSQGIDLAGYTTRESAADIAELRRLLAIPSWNLYGVSYSTKLMLTVLRDHPEGVRSAILDSVLPLEADWDESAPANILAVLERVLQVCTEDASLREHCPDLRNRFRGLLTAANLHPVPIAIKNPMDGTPLTVRLDGAGIMNCVYAALESAGGIRRLPLVLDAACRGETQALGPFLEEYLGSTQGSAIGMRLAIWCNEEFPFERPDRMLRPLGLPPELKTFVQTAVHPAALTDWPQGRPDPAENRPVSSTLPVLIAAGEFDPDTPIAWARSTSARLPGAHLIAFAGMSHVPLFSHPEAARIMKAFLADPARRPEPGTIGTRPSFLHALPSAK
- a CDS encoding Ig domain-containing protein, producing the protein MGIEARGTGPSWRSLLLVLGALLGCGGGGGSAPPPAPSALVYGSNPAVYTLAQAAPANRPTWSGGEIRTFSVAPVLPAGLVLDPASGVLTGTPTALKPAAVYTITGTGPGGSTQAQVQLTVVDVPPAISYGSGSYTFTTGQAITTLLPTNSGGPAVSWSIAPAAPAGLVFSTSDGTLSGTPTTLSATASYLITATNSGGSSSVSPQLTVNPLPPSISLQPVDATVDYQAAAVFTVSATGTGTLGYQWWRDGAPIAGATGPTYTSASLTTVDDGAAFHAVVSDAYGGSVTSATVHVTVRPELATWLVAHPRVASAIRWQFRPANLGNLYQAPADADKVAWTAWSPQQQADLNQAFLDAKAWFAQGAHQVAMDSAGLTDEPVNQHPQTNIDTLTTLQWVTPAHMWKLYVAHVAFALAQELSHPLPWSLVDDTDETLRYLLDSSVMAWYLPNGNFWMGTYAGAYPPALRADTRPHTTFAPPMWTYPWLQQAGLIGATRQETIGKVMEWMRGNMWHFYGADTFGNHQAVWQYRGHVPLSKIVNGTVDANNPGLGTQHWTAGCHGSVGFLHAVLRVLNVPVQPVWICGHELAYFPSEKLYLDHGDDPYNQVVKNHPASPVLNLLIDEATYQSWFTPDLTVNINGTNATALANVGRKAAEFQ